The following proteins are encoded in a genomic region of Enterocloster clostridioformis:
- a CDS encoding DUF6900 domain-containing protein, with protein MKKNITKEEEKALLEIAKRLMAAVDSRGDLEARDNDSEDFIEVPVWGIQKAMEEAYLLGRMSR; from the coding sequence ATGAAGAAGAACATCACCAAGGAAGAGGAAAAAGCCCTGCTGGAGATCGCCAAGCGCCTGATGGCAGCGGTAGACAGCCGGGGCGACCTCGAAGCCCGCGACAATGACAGCGAGGACTTCATCGAGGTTCCGGTCTGGGGCATCCAGAAAGCAATGGAAGAAGCCTACCTGCTGGGACGGATGAGCAGATAA